The region TAGCATTATGTGAAATAAAGCAATGAGAtaatgtctgttgttgttgatgttaacTTCTGTATGTTAGCCTAACTGATGTTAACATTAGCATTTCAGAAATTATTGTAGAActatcataatcataatcagaaatactttattgaccCCTGGAGGGCGTTACAGATgctcttgtataaacataaagaaatgtaataaaatagaaataaaggagaatgtaacatgtaaattatactacagtacaaacacaatatatgtaaagaaatataagtactaaAATAAGAAagatgagaatataagaaagtcataatattacgagaataaagtcataggtttacgagaaaaaaagtcgtagtattatgagaataaagtcataatataaagtagtaattttacgtattattttctttttttctcgtagagttatgactttattctcgtaatgttaaaaaaaaaattctggtaaagttatgactttattctcataaaattcTGACttatttctcgtaatattacgacttttcttctcataaagttatgactttattctcgtaatattatgactttttttcctcgtaacattatgactttattctcgtaatattacgactttttttctcgtaaagttatgcgCCCCAGTCTGTACTGTTGGTTGTCTGTACATCCTAAACTACTCAAGTGACGTCACCTGAGTAGTTTTCTTTGACTTGACACAGCAGCACCCTCAGTGATGAGTAAACTCACCTCTGTGTGGGTAGAACCGGTGAACTGCCCCTTTAAGAGCATCCCTGACACAGTAAAATGAGGCTGGGTTGCCGGTTGGTGCGCATATACACCGTCTATTACGGTCAACGTAACGCCCGTTAACGCCGCACTGACGGACATTCACCGTCACcgtcatcaccaccaccaccgacaCCACCGGCGTGCACCGACTGagcaaaaaaaatcaagatggcgaccgAGGGTCAGTCCGAGTACGAGTCGGTGCTCTGTGTCAAACCTGAAGTCAACGTTTACCGAATCCCACCGAGAGCATCCAACCGGGCTATCAGGTGAGAGGACGAGCAGCGGCCTGACGGTTGGTATTTATATGACCCAGCATCCTCGAGCTGCAGCCGTTAAGGAGCCCGTTGCCTCGGCGACCTACTACAGTAGCACATCCCATAATCACTCAAGTAACGGCTGGTTTTGTactggttgttttttattgctgcTGTGTATTTACAAGGTCACCATGGAGACACACGTAGCTAACGGTTAGTTTACACCTGCACAGGAGGTGGACGGACTGACTACatccctgtctgtgtgtttatatgctgTCGTCACATCAGAGGATAAATAATCTGCTTTAAAGTGATTTTATAGGACAACTAGCTCAGTAATGACACATCAGATATCCCCATTTTTGCTTGTCTGACCTTTAAGTAAGTAGCAGAGCAGCATCCATAAAgaagtcttgctcaaggacacttcagcagggtGGATGCTGTTTAATGACAAgaggctttaaagctgcagtaggcagaatatttttttgcatcattgggcacaaattccataataacctttcagcatattgtaattcaagtgttatgagagaaaattagacttctgcacctcctcatggctctgttttcaggctttaaacaatcTAGGAGGCCAGGAAGGAGAGAGGTGTGTGAGAAGACAACACGGAAACCCACCTTTTGATTcactaaatgaatgcagcagaaacactgtAGATATTTCCACATAATAAGAGATGTGTTAAGAAAGATAGAAACATTCAGTACAATGTCAAGATGGAATCTTTAATTTACCATCTTTGGCGTAAGTTGGTAagaaacaattattttcattgtcaattaattcataaatatttatttgaattacTGATACGCCATTTAATCTACAAAATGTTAAACACATTGGCAAATGATAATTCAATCACAAATTCCCagtcttaaagctgcagcaggcagtatattttggcagcatttggcaaaaattccataataacctttccgcatattttaattaaattgttctgagagaaaactatacttctgctcctcctcatggctctgttttcaggttttaaaaaatctagcccgtgacgggagactttgaccaatcacaggtcatttcagagagagagagagagagagcgttcctattggctgtgctccagccatgtgaccagaacttggcgttccttcatgagatttcacaatggcagcggcgtcacaaagtttctcattttacagctaaacagtacactacaagatgattctgaaaacatgtgaggcaagaaataggtattacagtaacagaatattgattcatgtttgatcagcgcggcctagtttgaccgtttggtcggagtttgcgagtgattgacagccggctctcatagacggcagctggacagcagacctcagatcagttgTTTTCCTctagtctgtgaaatcttgcagatgccgttaggagcactggaggacacagaggtacatgatttGTTTTAGGTTACAATCatttttgctccaatctcgcctgcTTCAGCTCTAACATGAGTCATCAAACTGAGAGACAGTGTTGTCAATGCCAGTGTGTGTAAGGGAGAGCTGTTGTGTTGTTGAAAAAGGTTGACATTGAATTGTTTACCACATCTTTCATTGGCTGGTGCTGCAGCTGTGAGTGGACACATCACACCAACCAAACAGTAGCACAGGCCTGAGTCCCATGAGACACATGATTGGTTAACCAGTCACCATATGTACAGTGAGTAAGGGTGATGATGTAATATTTCAGCCTTAGGTCTGATGCCTTAGTCACGTTCTGGTTGCCTAgaaattttagatttttcttgCCCCCCTCCATGCCAAACATCAGTCTCAATAAACCACCACTTCACCTACATcatctcgtgtgtgtgtgtgtcccagggCTGCCGATTGGAAGCTGGACGCTCCCGACTGGACGGGTCGCATGCGAGTGACGGCCCGGGGCAAAGTGGCCTATGTGAAGTTGGAAGACAAAATCTctggtgagaggaggaggaggagaagaagcagaCAGAGCAGTGCCATTGTTTACTGGCACTGTCGCTGTTGTAAATCATTTCACTGTGCTCGCCATCCCCCCTCTCTCCGTTACTCATCTATTCCAAGGTGACCCAGCCCACGTCCAAGcatgcagttttattttgaagcagaCAGGGCTGAtaatctctttctgtctgtgccAGTGCATTTCAGGTATTGGCATGCTTGTTTTCCTCAAATTATACTTCATATTGCcccattttttatatatatataatctgacATCATAAGACAAACATTTAATGTCTGTCCTTATTTTAAATTCAAAGGTTTCTTAGTTGAATTTTGGCTCaactacagttttttttcaatggagtctggttgctttggcgagagcatatataacagcttcagaaacacagactgtatagcagtctcacagcaaggtaaaccagtgaaaatattctaaatatagcgtacactttaactgatattgatttttttaggtccacgtccacagcagtgcattgctttgcttctgtgcggtaCCTCCTGTCCTGGCTTAgtaaatgtgaaatatatatttttttagtgtCTATTCATGATCCAAATTCCCACCGGAACCATTTTGCCAAATAGACAGTGAacatatttcttttgttttgttgttcagGGGAGCTGTTTGCCCAAGCACCAGTGGACGAGTACCCTGGCATCACAGTGGAAACAGTTAGTGATTCAAGCCGCTACTTTGTGCTCCGCATCCAAGACGACAACGGTGGGTAAACTGTTTGTTGCTATGCTATAAATATTTTCTAAATGTGCTCATAATTTAGACCACATTTGAACGTCGTTGAAGCTGTTTAATTGTAGTCTAGAGATTATTAAACtgtctggtgtttttgtgtgtgtaaaccCTCCAACCCTTGTTTGTTGTGTTCATTCCTCTCTTCTCACAGGGCGAAGTGCGTTCATAGGCATCGGGTTCGGAGACCGAGGCGATGCCTTTGACTTCAATGTTGCACTTCAGGACCACTTCAAGTACGCAGCTGCTTTATAGTGTGTCACGAATCATAACCAACAGAGTgttgcagggatgatgtatttttgtaggccaaccagaaagttagcatcgcactggttcccttgacaaaatgccaatgggatttttcctttgggttttggattattgcagaaaataaactctgtggccaacacaagtttaagatacttacacgttttgttcagcaagataatcttcagaAATGAGCAACACTTTTATGCTTTTTGAGGCGTAAATGCAAGCGCCAGAAGTAAAatctaatgttaggctataaacaaactactggTGTCTTCAAATgaggtcgtgtttaccgtgttcacgagaagagtccatatgaacgcccccctcttgtgctattcacaacctcgtaagtggaaagtttctgaaagctcagagtgcacgagttgtgacgtgtttgttgacataATGAGTTAATATGTTGTAATTTTATTCGCATATtgttttcttcgtaattttataatatgtctgaggaaaatgttgatattcccaacagcctcatctttttcctctgttattatgcctttgcatttcctaataataatatatttgccgttattaaataataatattgccgttgcttggTAGCGTTGTTCCCAAGACTTAACCACTTAAACGCCaggcatatcgtgtacacgacttcccatgttgtaaacacgagctcacgagtttcatttgaaggcaccacacaccacggtcgcatgacttcacgtcaccaccactaagctaaagacGGACTGgtgttcggcgtgatgacgtttagtggTCTcgtttagccacttgttagcaaccgccttttttaagacacgtaaaagcttcaacatTCTCGAGtcagatatttactgacgtattttaggtcgtagaacaaaatattaaaatctcttaagcttgtgttaaccacagacctctCAGGaatctaaccaaaaacccattgacttctgAACCAGAAGTacaaaaatgctaactcatttccgggttttaggactcattcctgcagcactctattcagtagtgaatttattttattctattttactAAACTATCTTGTAATCCTTTTGCCTCTTCTGTCTCCCCGCGTCTTCTCCAGGTGGGTGAAACAGGAGGATGAGTTTAAGAAGCAGGCGCAGGCTCCAGACAACACCCCTAAACTGGACCTGGGCTTCAAAGAAGGACAGACCATTACTCTCAATATTGGGGTAACCTTATTTTCAGtcaatttaaagaggacctattatgcttattttcaggtgcatacttgtattttgggtttctactagaacatgtttacatgctttaatgttcaaacaatgctttatttttctcataccggctatgctgcagcacctcttttcaccctctgtctgaaacgctctgtttgagctccaggACTTCAATgaagcgtttcaggcagttcaggagcagtgtttctgtgggggagagtaactccctttggcatggactttgggctttataactttgcagaccttttacatgcacaagaaaactatataacacactaaaggagagcaaaaaatcacaaaagcataataggtcccctttaatggtTATTGGTTTGGAACATCAGTGCTCTCAGTTTGACGATTGAACCACCAAATGTATACTactatttcaacatttttaacTCCTTTTTTATCTCCTTTGATATCTTTTCGCTGCAGTCTTGGACAAGAAATCTTTGAACTTGTTTAAACCCACACACGTCACTCATCCAGTTTTTGTACCTTTTTCCAGCAATCAAAAAAGAGGGACAGGTCTCGCCCGCAGAGCTCAGGTGGCTTTGGGcttcttccacctcctcctgggGGCAAGTTAGCCCCTCCTCCCGCCAAATCTACTAATCATAACACAGAGCCGTCTGCAGGAGGAAGTGACATGGGTAAGTTATTGTAACGCTACAGTATGGAAAGCCATTACATGTCCTGTAATCATACAATAATTATTCCATGATCACAAGATAGTCATTTGATAGCTTGTCATATCAAGAACACACAATAATATGTCAAGATTACAAACTgtggaaaaaatgttttgtcacTGTTATGTTGAGGTAACAAAATTTACAGTATTTCCTTTTGTCTTGAGAAAACAAAATTTGGAGAAAGATTGTTGTTCTTTTGGCCAACATATCTATCGGTAAGCATAGCATTGTCCTCACCACTGTTACTGTAGAGACAGCCCAACCCAATCTTAACTTAAAgagatagttcaggtgttttgaagtggggttgtatgaggtacttatccatagccagtgttttttaggtgagcctttctttcagATGTCTataatacgttttgctgctggccccatCCTCAGCAGTACAtggctttgcttccgtgcggtaactcctgcctgtttctccaaactagggGCGTGCCGGCTGTCATCtaacactgactatggataagtagctAGCTCATACAATCCCAATTAAAAACACCTTAAATATCCCTTTAATTGTCAAAATCAGTAGTCTAAAGGAGGGTTCAGCATTTAACATTGTTACCCCAATAATAATTTGCATTGCAGCTTTACTTCCATGTTCAACCTGCAGGTCGTTGTAGATCGGTGCAGCTGTTTCATTTACAGTGGAGCGTAGAGTGTGACCTCAGAAGTGGTTCAGAATGAGAGTTCAGTTAATGGTTAGAGGAAAgttatttccttgttgaaaGCTTGTATTTCCTTGGCTCCACTGGAGACTGTTGTAAAGCTGTTTCCAGTGGAGCACTTGTATCCACAGTCTTTACAATGAACGTGGTGAGTGCAATGTTATGCTGAGCTGTAGGAATACTAACCAAAACTATGACATATAGACTCCAGTTGTAAAACACTggaattttcctttaaaaaaatattgttgcccCCGCCCTCTCTGGCCATCTGTAGTATAGGCACTCAAACACCGCAAATCTCTCAAAACTAAAATAGTTTTCTACGCAGCACCCCCAGTGGTGTCTAGTCATGCACACAGTTTCTGTTTCCTGTGCTGAGGTTTGGTGATGCACGTCTTTGATATTTCTGCAGCCATCTGAATACAATTGAGGTGAATTTTGGTTGCGGTGTTCAAattgaaaaaatgcaatttgtcTTTCCACAAATGATTTGTCAGGATCATCCAGAGACCTCACTGCAAACAGTTTTCATTGGAACTACAAAAATAGGCCCAAAGaaaacttgacttgacttgcccGTGtacaaatagttttatttattagcggttatcaaataacaacaaagaccaaagttaattgtcaagtttaatctttattaaagtaaattaatccGGAATttcgcccacatcctctaacCACCCAAccaaactcctgtttccaggataattgaaatgctcgcgTGCACTTCAGCTAATAAACATTGTCTTTACCCGCCGCAATTTTCTCACAAATGCCCGGTACTGCGCATGCTGTGCAAacctcaacagagatgagaaggaagcgagatggtTCACTcattagctacttccatcatcagctctgcAAAAATGATGTCTTTAATTCTTTTTTATGGggcaagtgagttgctagatttaatAGCCCAATGGGGCATTTTACTTGCCTTGGGCaagccttattgttgagccctgctgTTTGTTGAAAGACTcattgcttttaagtttcaaatCTAACTTTTCAACAGTTTAAGGAGTAAATATAAAACCCCATTCACCTCCATCGTGTTTGGTGGTGGAAGAATATCAGTGGTCAATATCTCAAAACCTCAGCATATACTAGTGAAACTATCTGCGTGGCTGGATACCTTTAGGTTAAGTGGGAAAGTATTGtatgtttatttatcatttgGGTGAACTTTCCCTTCAGCAGGACATCATTTTCAGACTTCATAATGGGTGAAATTACAGAATATATCAGAATAAATGTCTATGATTGTTGAATTCTTAGACTGATTAGAAACAAACCATCACATCAgaaatctatatttttcttactttttcaGAGGTGCATTAtagttctattttattttttttaaccaccaGGTTGTTTGCTAGACCTGGACACCAGTAACTCCAACTCAGAGGCTCCATCCAACGCCACCGCCACCACAGCCAGCTCTGACCTGTGGGGAGACTTTGACTCTGTATCCCCAAAGTGAGGGGaagtatattttgtttttctccctctttatcTCTCTGTAAATTTATGCTGCAACTTTTTGCAACTTTTGTTTTTCCCCGTTACGGGGTCCCGTATCTCTCCCTGCCAAGCAGGGTAACCCCCTGTACTagcttgttttattttagttcaGTCTCTTGTGGGTTTTGAGCTACACCCAGACCTCACAGTCCAGTCTTAATTTAGGCCATCACACTCTCCATCCCCATTGTTCTTGGCgatcctcttccttctccttctgAACATCCACTCTAGCTCTCTAGTTTACATTTTCCTGTTTgaattttctcctcctctcaatGTTTTATTTGCTGATTTCTATCGTAGACTATACATAATAGAAATATGAGCAAGGGAGACATAATCAGAAATGATGATGAAATCTAATTAAATCtaataatgaatgaattttCTGTACagagaatatttattttaaatgtatatattgtcGGTAGTTTGTAATTATTGTCATTGGTGTTGTCACCTGTATGTTCTGTAGATTATTTTATCGCCAAGTCCCCAGCAGTGGGACTGACTATATGCACTGACTGGCAGTCTACTGTCTATGTAGTTAGTAACGCATAAAGTCTGCATTTAACGCAGGGATTGTTCAAATAGACTTAAGAGTTTACCACACAATGATTTTACTTGAAAGAAGCTGATTTACAGCCTAGGTGTGCTCTTTAGTGCTCTCTAGTGGCTCCATAGCATCAGATGTCAAATCATGCTGCAGCTGTTGAACACATATTTCACGTGGGATGGGTCCTTTGGCACTGTGTGCATTGTTTTAACTGTAAAGCAGTACAAAGAGACAGGGAAGTAGGAATGTCTGGGGTGTTAgcgaaagaaagagagacatcaAGCGCTTTTATCTTCGCCTCAAGGGGAAACAGAGATGATTTAGTCCACGTTGTGTCATCTCTACTCAGCCCAGCTGTTAAAGCTGCGACTGGTGAGTCATTAAGGTCAcgacctctctcctcctcaatGAATAGGTCTGTGTTTCTGCACCGTCCCGTCAGTCTGGGGAGAGCTTCGTCTCCTTAAGTCTTTATGAGAAGGTGGTCATGTCGCAGAGCTCAAACACAGCATGTTGTACTGTACAAACAGAGTTTTAACTGTGAACTTCAATTCCATGTTAAGATGTAATGTCGTTAATGGTATTCTGATGAATGCAACGTGGGACCAAGCTCGTCTGTGTTCGATGCAGTGTTTTGTTGTGATATTGTCATGTACAGAGAGCTGGATTATGTTGCACTGATTTCACATGCACGTTGTGTGTTGTGGCAGATGACAGTGACATGTGGTGGATGTCGATTTGGAGTTGGAACACACAGAgattgtgtgagtgtgaagcCCTAAACAATGTCTGTCAGTGTTTGTTTACTGTTTAAATGATATGCATCGCTCCCAAATGTTACTTGTTATTCAAACTGTATAATGTATATGGAAATATATatgcaaagaaaaacataaagaTATCACTCAGTGACCATAActttaatttgttgtttttttctcctgaatAAACCGAGTGAAAAAgaacaaatcaataaacaaataactgaacaaatgttatatattttttggataCAATAGTGCACATAATACTGGACTGTCAACGAGTACACAGAGTGGGTCTTTCTTTGTACAATGAAATGACTCAGTGCTGTTATAGGCCCATTACTACAGTACTTTAAATGGATCGTAAACCATGGAAGACTTCATCTGtgtccaaaaacacacagatgaaaTGAGCTTATATATTCACACACAAAATACTAATACATAAACATAGATATGAGTCAGCACACTGGTGCGaatgtgtgaaagagaaagaaagaaagaaagagacccCCAGGTGTTGAGAGGTGGATTTATGGTGTTATGGGCTGTTTTTATGACGACGTCCCTGGTTTGTGTCTCTAAGAGAGGCTCCGTCCTCACAGGTGGTCACATCGCCATCCGGGGCCCCATTAGGCCTTGTTTGCCCAGGTTTTGGGGTTGCTACGGCGATTGCGACAGAGTTTTCTATTATTTGACCTCTCGACACGCCTGGGCCACCCGGACCTCTCTCTGCACAGTTCAGCTGTAATGTGCAAAAGACACAGATAatttaatgacaataaatgCATGATCACGTATCCAGCATCGTGCTTGTTTTACTTGCAGAGTGTCTCACCTTTCAGATACTCGTCCTGTTGGCACACCGTCCTCATACAGATCTCATTGTTGATCACGTAGACACGAGGAAGGCTGCATCAGAAACAGGAGAAATCATGAGTTTAGTAAAAGAGCTGTAGTCATAGtttaaccagtggtggaatgttaccaagtacatttactcaagtactgtacagatgtacaattttgaggtacttgtactcaAAGTATTGCCATTTTCTCAGCAACTTTATACCTTTACTCTACTATATTTATGTGACTTCTGTGGTTATTGTTAAGATTAAATTATAAACTTTAAAAAGCTGCTTGCAAATGTATGCATCAGCAATATGAATCCAATAATAACATCTGTATTACCAAAACACTGACAGGCTATTCTGTTGCATAACAAGTACTTTTATGTATGatactttgagtacattttgctgataatgcAAATACCCTTTGACTTAAAGGCCCTGAAATGATTTATTCAATCAGCTTCTTATTATGAGCAATACAGTCTGCCATGAACACActgttttctgcttttctttcaaagttatttatctatttgtggtttatttcacatgagagatttcagtatttctgtttctcttctcgctGTTATAGCAACTCTGTTAGCCCTGTTAGCTGCAAACCgtcggctcagccgtcgccatgttgaaagCCGCGTGGAGGCACTAGATGTGCTCTGAATTTGGTATCAAGCACCTTTAAGTATTTCTCTATGACATTCAATAtttatgactaaataagcaAAAAAGTTTAGAAATAACGCATAGGTTTTATttagggcggctgtggctcaggagatAGAGCAAGCAGCTTTTTTCACCTCTGATCTCTCCAATGCTAAGTGTGTTCAAGAAACAGTCATGGAAGATGCTGGAGTGAGACACTAAGACATTCACTGCTAACTCATAAAAGTAATTTTGCAGGTAAATTACTAAATTCGAACTGGTGTTCTGTAGAAAGATGGCAGACCACCTGTAGAGACAAAGAGAACCAATACATCTCTTGATGGGCCGGTGAACCGAGTACATCCTGGTGCAAGCATACATCTCCTCCCTACAGtctgcagagacagaaagagacaagaCATGTTTAAATTGTATTAATCAAAATGACAAGATGAAGCACGCAAAACATTCAGTTCATTGGGCCTCCTGAGaggcaggtcagaggtcaatctGCTGTCGCTCACTGGGTGGCAAGGTGACTCCAGGTGTCGGGGAGCTTTctagaaacaaagaaagaaaacacgATCAGGCTGGGAAAACACCAGTGACCCGTTGCAATGACTCACACAGACTGACAGATGTCATGCAACATAACCCGTCCTGATCTAAAAGTGTGACTTATGAGGAGAAGAGCATTACCGGTCGGCTGGTCTTGGGTTTGGGCTACAGCTGCGAGCGCTGTGGAACAGAAACCACATGAGGGGAGTGTTTCgcagcataaaaacaaacaccacAGCGACTCAACCGTAATTAAACAAGATGATTTGTGTGTTCTGTTTGGCAGCGTTACCGTGGAAACTGCAGAGGAGCAGGACCACTGGAAGGCTGCCCATTCCTTCAACTTGTAAGAGGGTGAGCTTTACGAGCTGGAGGAAACCAAAGAGGAAAAGAGTCGGGATGATTTCACAGAGTGGAACTGTTCAATATCCTCACTCAGgatttttgttgctgtttatgTTTCCTTTAATCTCCTCGCATATAAATGCTCCCAGGTCACTGTAATGTTTTCCCTGAGGCTTTGCTCcagctaaaaacacacagagtagTGCTGTGTTTTGGTTGTCATCGTTATAGAGAGGTGCCTGATGTCATTTTGCTGTGGAATAATCTGTTCTGCGGTTTATTTATGCAGACTTTGGACTGCTTGTAAACAACTAGATAAAGTAGCAGAGCAGGAACTGtaagaaaaaagtttttaatgACACTTTCTAcgtctgaaaatgtgtttttctgcttgCCCTAACTAATTTTCTTGCtctttctccttccctctcccgCCCTGCATCATTCCTCTCGTGATGTGTCAGTGCAACTTTGGAGTCCAAGACGTGAGTTCTCTctaaagaatgtgtttttttgtgcccTATTTGAGCGCCCCTCCGCCCCTCCTCTGGTACAGTCGCACATTCTTTTCCAGCTTTCTTTTCATAGAGCATATTACTGCTTTCCAACTTGTACGATCATCACAAAGCACCTCTGAGCATTGACAGTTTTATCAC is a window of Sebastes umbrosus isolate fSebUmb1 chromosome 11, fSebUmb1.pri, whole genome shotgun sequence DNA encoding:
- the LOC119497409 gene encoding adaptin ear-binding coat-associated protein 1-like, with amino-acid sequence MATEGQSEYESVLCVKPEVNVYRIPPRASNRAIRAADWKLDAPDWTGRMRVTARGKVAYVKLEDKISGELFAQAPVDEYPGITVETVSDSSRYFVLRIQDDNGRSAFIGIGFGDRGDAFDFNVALQDHFKWVKQEDEFKKQAQAPDNTPKLDLGFKEGQTITLNIGQSKKRDRSRPQSSGGFGLLPPPPGGKLAPPPAKSTNHNTEPSAGGSDMGCLLDLDTSNSNSEAPSNATATTASSDLWGDFDSVSPK
- the mfap5 gene encoding microfibril associated protein 5, whose protein sequence is MGSLPVVLLLCSFHALAAVAQTQDQPTESSPTPGVTLPPNCREEMYACTRMYSVHRPIKRCIGSLCLYSLPRVYVINNEICMRTVCQQDEYLKAELCRERSGWPRRVERSNNRKLCRNRRSNPKTWANKA